A window of Hymenobacter aerilatus contains these coding sequences:
- a CDS encoding bifunctional aldolase/short-chain dehydrogenase — MEKTLTFQHVSYLWDEAKALELAGDEVALFIYRSNLLGADLRLTNYAGGNTSCKITEIDPVTGQPVEVMWVKGSGGDIGTLTKAGCANLYVEKLHQLKHRYRGLEFEDEMVALFNHCLFDPKCAAPSIDTPLHGLLPFKHIDHLHPDALIAIAASKDGEQIMKEIWGDTMAWLPWQRPGFDLGLQLEKVVKENPGLRGVILGGHGLFTWGDTSYASYLNTLEVIEQAATYLEANYGQKRPVFGGAKSESLSPEERRAQAAKLMPTLRGLASQQRRMLGHFTDDARVLEFVNSHDLPRLARLGTSCPDHFLRTKIRPLVLDPEQLTQDDVRAYLEKEFDAYRQDYTAYYERSKHDNSPALRDPNPVVILLPGVGMFSFAKDKQTARVAAEFYTNAINVMKGAEAVSEYQGLPEQEAFDIEYWLLEEAKLQRMPKPKSLSGQVAYVTGGTGGIGKAICEVLLQNGACVVAVDRDRLEETQTDLRKRYGKDNALTASINVTDAETIAESLRQSVLQFGGVDTVVNCAGLSISKPLADTTQADWDILNDVLVKGQFLVSQAAVEILRQQKLGGSIVNIASKNGLVAGPNNVAYGTAKAAQQHMTRLLAAELGPDRIRVNTVNPDAVLRGSKIWEGDWAAGRAKAYGVSVEDLPAHYAKRTLLGEEVLAEDIAKAVLVFVDDQLAKSTGNILNVDGGVAMAFVR; from the coding sequence ATGGAAAAAACGTTAACCTTTCAGCACGTTAGCTACTTGTGGGACGAAGCGAAGGCGCTGGAGCTTGCCGGCGACGAAGTAGCGCTTTTTATCTACCGCAGCAACCTGCTCGGCGCCGACCTGCGCCTGACCAACTACGCCGGCGGCAATACCTCCTGCAAAATCACTGAAATCGACCCTGTTACCGGCCAGCCTGTGGAGGTGATGTGGGTGAAGGGCTCGGGTGGCGACATTGGCACGCTCACCAAAGCCGGCTGCGCCAACCTCTACGTGGAGAAGCTGCACCAGCTGAAGCACCGCTACCGCGGCCTGGAGTTTGAAGATGAGATGGTGGCCCTGTTCAACCACTGCCTGTTCGACCCCAAGTGCGCCGCCCCTAGCATCGATACGCCCCTGCACGGGCTCTTACCCTTCAAGCACATCGACCACCTGCACCCTGATGCCCTCATCGCTATTGCCGCCAGCAAAGACGGCGAGCAGATTATGAAGGAAATCTGGGGCGACACCATGGCGTGGCTACCCTGGCAGCGGCCGGGCTTCGACCTGGGCTTGCAGCTGGAAAAAGTAGTAAAGGAAAACCCCGGCCTGCGGGGCGTGATTTTGGGCGGACACGGCCTATTTACGTGGGGCGATACCTCGTACGCGTCCTACCTCAACACGCTAGAAGTGATTGAGCAAGCCGCTACCTACCTCGAAGCCAACTACGGCCAGAAGCGCCCCGTGTTTGGCGGCGCCAAAAGCGAGAGCCTCTCCCCCGAGGAGCGCCGTGCGCAGGCTGCGAAGCTGATGCCTACCCTACGCGGTCTGGCCTCGCAGCAACGCCGCATGCTGGGCCACTTCACCGACGACGCCCGCGTGCTGGAATTCGTGAACTCGCACGACCTGCCACGCTTGGCTCGCCTGGGCACCTCTTGCCCCGACCACTTTCTGCGCACCAAAATCCGTCCGCTGGTACTCGACCCCGAGCAGCTGACCCAAGACGATGTGCGGGCCTACCTGGAAAAGGAGTTCGACGCCTACCGCCAGGATTACACCGCCTACTACGAGCGCAGCAAGCACGACAACTCCCCCGCCCTGCGCGACCCCAACCCGGTGGTGATTCTGCTGCCCGGCGTGGGCATGTTCAGCTTTGCCAAGGACAAGCAGACCGCCCGCGTGGCCGCCGAGTTCTACACCAACGCCATCAACGTGATGAAGGGCGCCGAGGCCGTGAGCGAGTACCAGGGCCTACCCGAGCAGGAGGCGTTTGACATTGAATACTGGCTGTTGGAGGAAGCCAAGTTGCAGCGTATGCCCAAGCCCAAGTCGCTTTCCGGGCAGGTGGCCTACGTAACGGGTGGCACCGGCGGCATTGGCAAAGCCATTTGCGAGGTGCTGCTGCAAAACGGTGCCTGCGTGGTAGCCGTGGACCGCGACCGGCTGGAGGAAACCCAAACCGACCTGCGCAAGCGCTACGGCAAGGACAACGCCCTCACCGCGTCCATCAACGTGACGGATGCCGAGACCATTGCCGAGTCGCTGCGGCAGAGCGTGTTGCAGTTTGGCGGCGTAGATACTGTGGTGAACTGCGCCGGCCTGAGCATCAGCAAGCCCCTGGCCGACACCACCCAGGCTGACTGGGACATCCTGAATGATGTGCTGGTGAAAGGTCAGTTCCTGGTGAGCCAGGCCGCCGTGGAGATTCTGCGTCAGCAGAAGCTGGGCGGAAGCATCGTGAACATTGCCAGCAAAAACGGCCTTGTAGCCGGCCCCAACAACGTGGCATATGGTACGGCCAAAGCAGCCCAGCAGCATATGACGCGCCTGCTGGCCGCCGAGCTAGGCCCGGACCGCATCCGGGTGAACACCGTGAACCCCGACGCCGTGCTGCGGGGTAGCAAAATCTGGGAAGGCGACTGGGCCGCTGGTCGGGCCAAGGCCTACGGCGTATCGGTGGAGGATCTGCCGGCGCACTACGCCAAGCGCACCCTGCTGGGCGAGGAAGTGCTGGCCGAGGACATTGCCAAAGCCGTGCTGGTCTTCGTGGATGATCAACTAGCTAAATCGACCGGCAATATCCTGAACGTAGACGGCGGCGTGGCTATGGCTTTTGTGCGCTAG
- the rhaT gene encoding L-rhamnose/proton symporter RhaT, producing the protein MSVFLGVILHALGGFASGSFYLPYKKVNGWAWESYWLVGGLFSWLLAPILLGYLTVPNLWGVLGQADTSTLIWTYIWGLLWGMGGLTFGLAMRYLGLSLGMAVTLGLCAVFGTLVPPIWEGTLGTLFATTSGRYVLLGLGICVAGILLCGRAGIMKERGQTTAEKQASVAEFDLRKGLGVAVFSGVMSACMSFGLTAGQPIAELAAQNGANPLYVNNAILVIILLGGLTTNAIWTIYLNIKNNTYTDYTRVSAPILRNIIFCALAGFTWYFQFFFYGMGDSQMGEYRFSGWTLHMAFIIAFSSMWGLILHEWKGASSATLRTISAGILLVVFSTVVVGIGNYLAA; encoded by the coding sequence ATGAGTGTCTTTCTCGGAGTTATTCTGCACGCGCTGGGCGGCTTCGCCTCCGGTAGCTTCTACCTACCCTATAAAAAAGTGAACGGCTGGGCCTGGGAAAGCTACTGGCTGGTGGGTGGGTTGTTTTCGTGGCTACTGGCGCCCATTCTGCTGGGCTACCTCACGGTACCCAACCTGTGGGGCGTGCTGGGCCAGGCCGATACTAGTACGCTCATCTGGACCTACATCTGGGGGTTGCTGTGGGGGATGGGCGGCCTCACGTTTGGGCTGGCTATGCGCTACCTGGGGTTGTCGTTGGGCATGGCCGTCACGCTGGGGCTGTGCGCGGTGTTTGGCACGTTGGTGCCGCCCATCTGGGAAGGCACGCTGGGCACGTTGTTCGCCACCACCTCGGGGCGCTACGTGCTGCTGGGGCTGGGGATCTGCGTGGCGGGTATTCTGCTGTGCGGCCGGGCTGGTATTATGAAGGAGCGCGGCCAAACCACCGCCGAAAAGCAAGCCAGCGTGGCCGAGTTCGACCTGCGCAAGGGCCTGGGTGTGGCCGTGTTTTCGGGGGTGATGAGCGCCTGCATGTCGTTTGGCCTCACGGCCGGACAGCCTATAGCCGAGCTAGCGGCGCAAAACGGCGCTAATCCGCTCTACGTCAACAATGCCATTCTGGTGATTATCCTGCTAGGCGGCCTCACCACCAACGCCATCTGGACCATCTACCTCAACATCAAAAACAATACCTACACCGATTATACCCGCGTGTCGGCGCCCATCTTACGCAACATCATTTTCTGCGCGCTGGCGGGCTTCACGTGGTATTTCCAGTTCTTCTTCTACGGCATGGGCGACAGCCAGATGGGCGAGTACCGCTTCTCGGGCTGGACGCTGCACATGGCCTTCATCATTGCTTTTAGCAGCATGTGGGGCCTAATACTGCACGAGTGGAAAGGCGCTTCGTCGGCTACGCTACGCACCATTTCGGCGGGCATTCTGCTGGTTGTATTCTCTACCGTAGTGGTTGGAATTGGGAATTATCTGGCGGCCTAA
- a CDS encoding glycoside hydrolase family 88/105 protein, which yields MKYCLLLLSFFIWSCATTNQSTTTRSARPLSQQMADSFMALYPDSVPAVRNRAARWGYEHGLMLKAIERVWQQTGDKKYLNYIVKTLDHSFPADGSILYYKAADYNLDNINPGRVILTLMQQPGLDQQKYRRVAQTLHKQLDEQPTTKGGGYWHKQRYPYQIWLDGLYMAEPFAAEYAKVFNQPEGFDHVANQFAQVEKNLVDPKTGLLYHGYDESREQQWANKETGLSPNFWSRGMGWYAMALVDVLDYFPKNHPQRQQLIKDLQRLAPVLTQYQDPATGGWWQVTDQANRQGNYIETSASCMFVYALAKGARLGYIDKKYQEVAKKGYQCIVKKFVETQPNGLLALNGTVSVGGLGGNPYRDGSYEYYLSEPIKQNDFKGVGPFIMASLEMEK from the coding sequence ATGAAATACTGCCTTTTACTGCTGAGCTTCTTCATCTGGAGCTGCGCAACCACAAATCAGTCCACCACTACCCGCTCCGCCCGGCCGCTGTCGCAGCAGATGGCCGACTCGTTCATGGCGCTCTACCCCGACTCGGTGCCGGCTGTGCGCAACCGCGCCGCTCGCTGGGGCTACGAGCATGGCCTGATGCTGAAGGCAATTGAGCGCGTGTGGCAGCAAACCGGCGACAAAAAGTACCTCAACTACATCGTGAAAACGCTGGACCACTCGTTTCCGGCCGATGGCTCCATTCTGTACTACAAAGCCGCCGATTACAACCTCGACAACATCAACCCAGGCCGCGTGATACTCACGCTCATGCAGCAGCCCGGCCTCGATCAGCAGAAATACCGCCGCGTGGCCCAAACGCTGCACAAGCAACTAGACGAGCAGCCCACCACCAAGGGCGGCGGCTATTGGCACAAACAGCGCTACCCCTACCAGATCTGGCTGGATGGCCTTTACATGGCCGAGCCCTTCGCGGCCGAATACGCCAAAGTGTTCAACCAGCCCGAGGGCTTCGACCACGTAGCCAACCAGTTTGCGCAGGTAGAAAAGAATTTGGTAGACCCCAAAACCGGCCTGCTCTACCACGGCTACGATGAAAGCCGCGAGCAGCAGTGGGCCAACAAAGAAACCGGCCTGTCGCCCAACTTCTGGAGCCGCGGCATGGGCTGGTACGCTATGGCGTTGGTGGATGTGCTCGACTACTTCCCCAAAAACCACCCGCAACGCCAGCAACTCATCAAGGATTTGCAGCGCCTCGCCCCCGTGCTAACCCAGTACCAGGACCCCGCCACCGGCGGCTGGTGGCAGGTAACGGACCAGGCCAACCGCCAAGGCAACTACATCGAAACTTCCGCTTCCTGCATGTTTGTATACGCCCTGGCTAAAGGCGCCCGCCTGGGCTACATCGATAAGAAATACCAGGAAGTAGCCAAGAAAGGCTATCAGTGCATCGTCAAGAAATTCGTGGAAACCCAGCCCAACGGCCTGCTGGCCCTCAACGGCACGGTAAGCGTGGGCGGCCTCGGCGGCAACCCCTACCGCGACGGCAGCTACGAATACTACCTCTCCGAGCCCATCAAGCAAAACGACTTCAAAGGGGTAGGACCATTTATTATGGCGAGTTTGGAGATGGAGAAGTAG
- a CDS encoding zinc ribbon domain-containing protein YjdM produces MDVKDSNGNLLAEGDSVTLIKDLKVKGSSQTLKRGTLVKNIRLTNSPAEIEGRAGGSTMVLKTEFLKKA; encoded by the coding sequence ATGGACGTAAAGGACAGCAATGGCAACCTGCTCGCAGAAGGCGACTCGGTGACGCTGATTAAGGACTTGAAGGTGAAAGGCTCGTCGCAGACGCTCAAGCGTGGTACGTTGGTCAAGAACATCCGCCTCACTAATAGCCCTGCCGAAATTGAAGGCCGCGCCGGGGGTAGCACCATGGTGTTGAAGACGGAATTTCTGAAGAAAGCCTAA
- the ychF gene encoding redox-regulated ATPase YchF: MGLRCGIVGLPNVGKSTLFNALSNAKAESANYPFCTIEPNVGVITVPDPRLQVLEEIVKPQRVVPTIVEFVDIAGLVKGASKGEGLGNKFLANIREVDAVIHVVRCFDDDNIVHVAGGVDPVFDKDVIDTELQLKDLESIDKKLAKSERSAKSGDAKAKKEVATLQRFKDHLEAGNNARSLGASEEELEAVEDLQLLTIKPVIYVANVDEGSIQNNGNAYVDALRAHVQNENAQVVVVSAAIESQIAEMDDPEEKEMFLGEYGLTESGLNRLIRASYELLNLITYFTAGVQEVRAWTVHRGDKAPAAAGVIHSDFEKGFIRAEVIKLADYEQYRSEAKIKEAGKMAVEGKEYVVQDGDIMHFRFNV; this comes from the coding sequence ATGGGTCTCCGCTGCGGAATCGTCGGTCTGCCGAACGTGGGTAAGTCCACGCTGTTCAACGCGTTATCGAATGCTAAGGCCGAATCGGCCAATTATCCTTTCTGCACCATCGAGCCCAACGTGGGCGTGATTACCGTGCCCGACCCACGCCTGCAGGTGTTGGAGGAAATTGTGAAACCCCAGCGCGTGGTGCCTACCATCGTGGAGTTTGTGGACATTGCCGGCCTCGTGAAGGGTGCCAGCAAGGGCGAAGGCCTGGGCAACAAGTTCCTGGCCAACATCCGCGAGGTAGACGCCGTGATTCACGTGGTGCGCTGCTTCGACGACGACAACATTGTGCACGTGGCGGGCGGCGTTGATCCGGTGTTCGACAAGGACGTGATTGACACCGAGTTGCAGCTCAAAGACCTGGAAAGCATTGATAAGAAGCTGGCCAAATCGGAGCGCTCGGCTAAGAGCGGCGACGCCAAGGCTAAGAAGGAAGTAGCGACCCTGCAACGCTTCAAAGACCACCTCGAAGCCGGCAACAACGCCCGCTCGTTGGGCGCCAGCGAAGAAGAGCTGGAAGCTGTAGAAGACCTGCAACTGCTCACCATCAAGCCAGTTATCTACGTAGCCAACGTGGACGAGGGTAGCATACAGAACAACGGCAATGCCTATGTAGATGCCCTGCGCGCTCACGTGCAAAACGAAAATGCACAGGTAGTGGTGGTGTCGGCCGCCATCGAGTCGCAGATTGCGGAAATGGACGACCCCGAAGAAAAGGAAATGTTCTTGGGTGAGTACGGCCTCACTGAGTCGGGTCTGAACCGCCTGATTCGGGCCAGCTACGAGCTGCTGAACCTGATTACTTACTTCACCGCCGGCGTGCAGGAAGTACGCGCCTGGACCGTGCACCGCGGCGACAAAGCCCCCGCCGCCGCCGGCGTTATCCACTCCGACTTCGAGAAAGGCTTCATCCGCGCTGAGGTGATCAAACTAGCTGACTACGAGCAGTATCGCTCGGAAGCCAAGATCAAGGAAGCCGGCAAAATGGCTGTGGAAGGCAAGGAATACGTGGTGCAGGACGGCGACATCATGCACTTCCGCTTCAACGTCTAA
- a CDS encoding DUF3276 family protein: MEDRHDQEEIYSQRIKAGKRTYFFDVKATRGQDYYLTITESKRRLRDDDTFSYEKHKIFLYKEDFAKFVDALQDAVDYVREELLSPEEVAELDRPRPAYDNDSYNNATDTY; this comes from the coding sequence GTGGAAGACCGTCACGATCAAGAAGAAATTTACTCCCAACGCATTAAAGCCGGTAAGCGCACGTACTTCTTCGACGTGAAAGCCACCCGCGGGCAGGACTACTACCTCACTATTACGGAAAGCAAGCGTCGCCTCCGAGATGATGACACTTTCTCCTACGAAAAACACAAGATTTTCCTCTACAAAGAAGATTTTGCCAAGTTCGTAGATGCGTTGCAGGATGCCGTTGATTATGTACGCGAGGAATTGCTCTCGCCCGAAGAAGTAGCTGAGTTGGACCGCCCCCGCCCCGCCTACGACAACGATTCGTACAATAACGCCACCGACACGTACTAA
- a CDS encoding DUF58 domain-containing protein, which produces MSMALDLAAVRSFENLEFLARQLVEGFITGLHQSPYHGFSVEFSEHRLYNPGESTRHIDWKVLARTDKLFVKRYEEETNLRCHLLLDVSPSMYYPAPDHDKLRFSILCAAALITLLQKQRDAVGLVTFADQIELQTPVRSTSTHRHTLLLTLQQLLERPAAPRRPTDVAGVIHRIAQQIPKRSLVVLFSDMLGRAPEEQTAALAALQHLRHQQHEVLLFHVMDRATESDFDFAERPYLFEDIETGETIKLQPAQVREQYRAAMRSYEQELALRCGQYKIDFVPVDIREPFDKVLYAYMVKRGKAK; this is translated from the coding sequence ATCTCTATGGCGCTCGATTTAGCCGCAGTTCGTTCCTTCGAAAATCTGGAATTTCTGGCCCGGCAGCTGGTAGAAGGGTTTATCACAGGCCTACACCAGTCGCCCTACCATGGGTTTTCGGTGGAGTTCTCGGAGCACCGGCTCTACAATCCTGGTGAGAGCACACGTCACATTGACTGGAAAGTGCTGGCCCGCACCGATAAGCTGTTTGTGAAGCGCTACGAGGAAGAAACCAACCTACGCTGCCACCTGCTGCTCGACGTGTCGCCATCCATGTACTACCCCGCGCCCGACCACGACAAACTGCGCTTTAGCATCCTGTGCGCGGCGGCCCTCATCACGCTCCTGCAAAAGCAGCGCGATGCCGTGGGCCTTGTCACCTTTGCTGACCAGATAGAGCTGCAAACGCCAGTGCGCTCCACTAGCACCCACCGCCACACGCTGCTACTCACGCTGCAACAGCTGCTAGAGCGCCCCGCTGCCCCGCGCCGCCCCACCGATGTGGCCGGCGTGATTCACCGCATTGCCCAGCAGATTCCGAAACGCTCGTTGGTGGTACTTTTCTCCGATATGCTGGGTCGGGCGCCCGAGGAGCAAACAGCGGCGCTGGCGGCCTTGCAGCACCTGCGCCATCAGCAGCATGAGGTATTGCTGTTTCACGTGATGGACCGCGCCACCGAGTCAGACTTCGATTTTGCCGAGCGGCCCTACCTGTTCGAGGACATCGAAACTGGCGAAACCATCAAGCTGCAACCCGCCCAGGTACGTGAGCAATACCGTGCCGCCATGCGCAGCTACGAGCAGGAACTAGCCCTGCGCTGCGGCCAGTACAAGATTGACTTCGTGCCGGTTGACATTCGAGAGCCGTTTGATAAAGTACTCTACGCATACATGGTAAAGCGGGGCAAAGCGAAGTAA
- a CDS encoding DNA-3-methyladenine glycosylase family protein: MTSPDDAQPYAEAHAYLSAADPVLARIIARVPPVQPSAHEDIYLALLRAIVSQQISTKAAAAIWRKVQGLFLPDGYPEPSVLVAMPDEELRAAGLSYQKAGYLRAIAEFALRDQLDHAHLSQLSEEDFTKHLTQIRGVGRWTAQMIQMFALDQPDVFSEGDLGVQNAMRQHYGLEETGRALLRRMTKIAETWRPYRSVACKYLWRSLDVKW, from the coding sequence ATGACATCGCCTGACGACGCTCAGCCCTACGCCGAAGCCCATGCCTACCTCTCGGCCGCCGATCCGGTGCTGGCGCGCATCATTGCGCGGGTGCCGCCCGTGCAGCCCAGCGCCCACGAGGATATCTACTTGGCGTTGCTGCGCGCCATCGTCAGCCAGCAGATTTCGACGAAGGCGGCCGCGGCCATCTGGCGCAAGGTGCAGGGCCTGTTCTTACCCGATGGCTACCCCGAGCCCTCCGTACTCGTGGCTATGCCAGACGAAGAATTACGCGCTGCCGGCCTCTCCTACCAGAAAGCCGGCTACCTGCGCGCCATTGCCGAGTTTGCTCTCCGCGACCAGCTTGACCACGCCCACCTCAGCCAGCTTTCGGAGGAAGACTTCACCAAGCATCTTACCCAGATAAGAGGTGTCGGCCGCTGGACTGCGCAAATGATTCAGATGTTTGCCCTCGACCAGCCCGACGTGTTTTCCGAAGGCGACTTAGGCGTGCAAAACGCTATGCGCCAGCACTACGGCCTGGAAGAAACCGGCCGCGCCCTCCTGCGCCGCATGACGAAAATTGCCGAAACCTGGCGGCCATATCGGTCAGTAGCATGCAAGTATTTGTGGCGTAGCTTGGATGTAAAGTGGTGA
- a CDS encoding metallophosphoesterase, translated as MNLFVVGDVHGCYYTWQQLLRHWQPAKELLIQVGDLVDRGNFTPATVASAISLRQRHPDSVFFLKGNHEASLWQHCGPDGPYPPWLQWGGRGTLFQYQLLSPATLRHHAAWLNQLPLYWENDHLFISHAGLADTPQPLSEANPDGILWRRGPLRNLGRRQVVGHTPTPDGTPVFDEAANAFYLDTGAYTGRGLTAIRLSPTGDLLDTITIPTHADDIA; from the coding sequence ATGAATTTGTTTGTTGTTGGCGATGTGCACGGGTGCTACTACACCTGGCAGCAGCTGCTCCGGCACTGGCAGCCGGCCAAAGAGCTGCTGATTCAGGTAGGCGATTTGGTGGACCGTGGCAATTTCACGCCCGCCACCGTAGCCTCGGCCATCAGCCTGCGCCAGCGCCACCCCGACAGTGTTTTTTTCTTGAAGGGCAACCACGAGGCTAGCTTGTGGCAGCATTGCGGCCCCGACGGCCCCTACCCCCCCTGGCTACAATGGGGCGGGCGCGGCACACTATTTCAGTATCAGCTACTCTCGCCAGCCACGTTGCGCCATCACGCTGCATGGCTGAATCAGCTGCCACTCTACTGGGAAAATGACCATCTGTTTATCAGCCATGCGGGCCTAGCCGATACGCCTCAGCCGCTCAGCGAAGCCAACCCCGACGGCATTTTGTGGCGCCGCGGGCCGTTGCGCAATTTGGGGCGGCGGCAAGTGGTAGGCCACACCCCTACCCCCGATGGCACACCCGTTTTCGACGAGGCCGCCAATGCCTTTTACCTCGATACGGGCGCCTACACTGGGCGGGGGCTCACGGCCATCCGCCTTTCCCCAACCGGCGACCTGCTCGATACCATCACCATTCCTACCCACGCCGATGACATCGCCTGA
- a CDS encoding cation:proton antiporter has translation MDLYNVFALLLVVAALFGYLNHRFLRLPSTIGLMVLALVSSVGIAVLGRFEFPSLIGIVKALRQIDFHAVLMQVMLSFLLFAGAIHVDVRQLGQERLPVITLATAGVFISTLFIGGALYLALPFFQLQLPLSWCLLFGALISPTDPVAVMGILKQARIPKQLETSIVGESLFNDGTALVLFVSLFEFATVPDSSAPTLRSLGALFAQEALGGVALGGVLGYVGYQLLRTIDNYQVEVMLTLAIVTGGTALATSLHTSAPLAVVAAGLIIGQHGRKHGMSDESREYVDKFWEMLDEILNAILFVLIGFEILVLRFETTYLLVGLGAIVVVLLGRLLAVFLPLQILSRRHAFSEHSVKVLTWCGLRGGISVALALSLPASPEQELLVAVTYIVVIFSILVQGLTINRLVKRLGISLPTEANSAAH, from the coding sequence ATGGATTTATACAACGTCTTTGCTTTGCTACTTGTGGTAGCAGCTCTTTTTGGCTACCTCAATCACCGGTTTCTGCGCCTACCCTCCACCATTGGGCTCATGGTGCTGGCTCTGGTGTCGTCCGTTGGCATTGCTGTGCTAGGTCGGTTTGAATTTCCTAGTTTAATCGGGATTGTGAAGGCGTTGCGGCAGATTGACTTTCATGCAGTGCTCATGCAAGTTATGCTAAGCTTTTTGCTGTTTGCTGGGGCTATTCACGTCGATGTGCGTCAGCTCGGACAAGAGCGGCTGCCGGTGATTACACTGGCTACCGCAGGCGTTTTTATTTCCACTCTATTCATTGGAGGAGCACTATATCTGGCCCTACCCTTCTTTCAGCTGCAACTTCCTCTATCATGGTGCTTGCTGTTTGGAGCCCTCATCTCGCCCACCGACCCCGTGGCGGTTATGGGTATCCTCAAACAGGCACGCATTCCTAAACAACTGGAAACAAGCATCGTAGGCGAGTCACTGTTTAATGACGGCACTGCCCTGGTTCTGTTTGTGAGCTTGTTTGAATTTGCTACTGTTCCGGATAGCAGTGCGCCTACGCTACGTAGCCTGGGGGCTTTGTTTGCCCAGGAAGCGCTGGGCGGTGTAGCGTTGGGCGGGGTGCTGGGCTACGTAGGCTACCAGCTCCTGCGCACCATCGACAACTACCAGGTGGAGGTGATGCTTACCTTGGCCATCGTCACGGGCGGCACTGCGCTGGCTACGTCCCTGCATACCTCGGCTCCCTTGGCAGTGGTGGCTGCGGGCCTTATTATTGGGCAGCATGGTCGCAAACACGGCATGTCGGACGAAAGCCGTGAGTACGTAGATAAGTTTTGGGAGATGCTGGACGAAATCCTGAACGCCATCCTGTTTGTGCTCATTGGTTTCGAAATTTTGGTTCTTCGCTTCGAGACGACCTATCTGTTAGTAGGATTAGGGGCCATTGTGGTGGTATTGCTAGGCCGGCTGTTGGCAGTTTTCCTACCTCTACAGATATTAAGCCGTCGACACGCATTTTCAGAGCATTCTGTGAAAGTACTCACATGGTGTGGCCTTCGGGGAGGCATCTCCGTAGCACTTGCCCTTTCTTTGCCCGCTAGTCCCGAGCAGGAGTTGCTGGTAGCCGTCACCTACATCGTAGTGATTTTCTCTATTCTTGTGCAAGGCTTAACTATCAATCGTCTTGTGAAGCGCTTGGGCATCAGCCTTCCCACGGAAGCCAACAGTGCAGCGCACTAA
- a CDS encoding threonine aldolase family protein, which produces MSLPTVDLRSDTVTRPTPAMLEAMFQAQVGDDVYGEDPTVQALEEQAAARFGLEAGLFCPSGTMTNQIAIKAHTEPLSEVICEQTAHVYLWEVGGIAFHSGASVALLPGDRGRLTAAQVEAAIRPLDNVHYPDTRLVCLENTHNRGGGSCYALDEIAAIADVAQRHKLALHLDGARVFNALVATGQRAEDYGKYFDSISVCLSKGLGTPVGSVLLGSKAFIHKCRRIRKAMGGGMRQAGFLAAAGLYALEHHIDRLADDHRRARQLGEALATQPYVEFVLPPDTNLVIFKLKPEMPADTFLQHLEQQGIRASSFGPQMIRFVTHLDIDDAMVQRVTDTLADLSVPV; this is translated from the coding sequence ATGTCCTTGCCAACCGTCGACCTCCGCTCCGATACCGTTACCCGCCCTACCCCCGCCATGCTAGAAGCCATGTTTCAGGCGCAGGTCGGCGACGATGTGTACGGCGAAGACCCCACCGTGCAGGCACTGGAAGAGCAAGCCGCCGCCCGGTTCGGGCTGGAAGCCGGCTTGTTCTGCCCTTCCGGCACCATGACCAACCAAATTGCCATTAAGGCCCACACCGAGCCGCTTTCGGAAGTAATTTGCGAGCAGACGGCTCACGTATATCTGTGGGAAGTAGGCGGCATTGCCTTTCACTCGGGCGCCTCGGTGGCGCTGCTGCCCGGCGACCGGGGCCGCCTCACAGCCGCGCAGGTAGAGGCTGCCATCCGTCCCCTCGACAACGTGCACTACCCCGACACGCGCCTCGTGTGCCTAGAAAACACCCATAACCGCGGCGGCGGCAGCTGCTACGCCCTAGACGAAATTGCCGCTATTGCCGACGTAGCCCAGCGACACAAGCTGGCCCTGCACCTCGACGGGGCCCGCGTTTTCAACGCCTTGGTGGCTACCGGCCAGCGCGCCGAGGACTACGGGAAGTATTTCGATTCAATTTCAGTGTGTCTTTCCAAAGGACTGGGTACGCCGGTGGGGTCGGTGCTGCTGGGTAGTAAGGCCTTCATCCATAAGTGCCGTCGCATCCGCAAGGCCATGGGCGGCGGCATGCGCCAGGCCGGCTTTCTGGCTGCAGCGGGCCTCTATGCCCTGGAGCACCATATAGACCGCCTAGCCGACGACCACCGCCGTGCCCGCCAATTGGGTGAGGCGCTGGCCACCCAACCCTACGTGGAGTTTGTACTCCCGCCCGACACCAATCTGGTTATCTTCAAGCTCAAGCCCGAGATGCCCGCCGACACCTTTCTCCAGCACCTGGAGCAGCAAGGTATCCGCGCCTCTTCATTCGGACCGCAGATGATTCGGTTTGTCACGCATCTGGATATAGACGATGCAATGGTGCAACGGGTGACAGATACGCTGGCGGATCTTTCGGTTCCGGTGTAA